Below is a window of bacterium DNA.
TCAAGCGCCTCGTGTGCCTCGAGCACCCCGGTGAGAGCGGCGGCAAAAGAGGGCGTGTTGGTCGTCAAGACCGCCTGTCTCATCGAGATCATGAGGTTGTGAAGGGGGGTTGGCATCGTCCTATTCCTTGATGACACCCACCGGTCGCATGCGCGCCACGCCCGTGGCAAGCCCGGCGCCGAAAACGACACCCATGACGTCATCGATGTCCTTGTAGACCTGGGGCGCCTCCCCCTTGATCCTCTGACCGTCGGCATAGACGAGATCGATGCCGCGCATGGCGCGCCGGAACTCCTTGTCGGAAATCGTCTGCGTCAGGCGCTCGAAACTCTCTGTATCGCCGTCCAAACGCCGGCCCTTGTCCCTGCGCCGCCGGCTTTCGGGCGCCTTGAGGGCGTCCGTGCGCGAGAGGACGCGGCCGGCGCCGTGGTTGACGCTGTGGAGGGAGGCCTCGCTCCCTTCGTTGCCGACCAGGACGTAGCTCGCCGTGCCCATCGAACCGGGGATCAGCACCGGCTGGCCGAGCCCGGCGAAGGGGGTGCCCTGCATGCGGGAGGCCGGGAAGGCCCGCGTCGCGCCCTTGCGGTGGACATACAGCTCGCGGCCTCCGTGGATTTCCTTTTTCACGATGTTGTGGGCGACGTCGTAGATCGGCTTCACGGAGGCGGCGCTGCCGTAGAGGTCGTAGAGGGTGTAGGTCGCGATTGCCGCGAGCATCAGCCGGTTGACGAAGGCGTAATTCGCGGCGGCGTTCATGGCGGCGAGGTAGTTTCGTCCCTCCGCCCCCTCGGCGTCCAGGGCGTAGATGCCGGCCATGGGCGTCCGCGCGTTGCGCGCCACCGATTGGGCGATCTGTTTGTACTGCATGCCCACGCTGTGGCCGAGTCCCCGCGAACCGGAGTGGAGCATCAGGAAGAGGGTCCCGCGCTCGATCCCCAAGGCCTGGGCCAGGCCCGCGTCCAGGACCTCGTCGACGACCTGGAATTCCAAAAAGTGGTTGCCGTCTCCCAGGGTGCCCAGCTGCGAGCGCCCGATCTTGACGTGGCTCCTCGCGACGCTTTCCACGCCCCCGGGGAGCGATCCGTTGGCCTCGATGCGCGCGAGCTCCCTCGCCAGATAGCCGTCGTTTTGGATGAAGTCCCAAACCGCGTGGTCGCGGACGGTCTCGGACGAGAGTTCGGGGACTGCGGACACGCCGCCGGCCAAGAGGCGGGCGACGTCCTCCTCGGTGACGTTCAGGGGGCCCCGGCGTTCGCCCAGAAAGATCCGGTTGGCGA
It encodes the following:
- a CDS encoding RtcB family protein, translated to MTLTTAPLASALFQPQILGTAASVPVNLFVDARIPVSDAALRQARGMAALPGVTHAIGMPDIHAGSHVPNGFLLATEGTVIPGAVGGDINCGMRLLNTGLLRDEVDMPVLLRTIANRIFLGERRGPLNVTEEDVARLLAGGVSAVPELSSETVRDHAVWDFIQNDGYLARELARIEANGSLPGGVESVARSHVKIGRSQLGTLGDGNHFLEFQVVDEVLDAGLAQALGIERGTLFLMLHSGSRGLGHSVGMQYKQIAQSVARNARTPMAGIYALDAEGAEGRNYLAAMNAAANYAFVNRLMLAAIATYTLYDLYGSAASVKPIYDVAHNIVKKEIHGGRELYVHRKGATRAFPASRMQGTPFAGLGQPVLIPGSMGTASYVLVGNEGSEASLHSVNHGAGRVLSRTDALKAPESRRRRDKGRRLDGDTESFERLTQTISDKEFRRAMRGIDLVYADGQRIKGEAPQVYKDIDDVMGVVFGAGLATGVARMRPVGVIKE